A region from the Methylovorus glucosotrophus genome encodes:
- a CDS encoding GlxA family transcriptional regulator, which produces MMRIGFVVFPGFQILDLAAMTVFEMANVVSHQAVYELHLVSELGGAVTSSAGVAVHTEAFDEQAYDSVIMMGSIGIHTPSPGLLGFLQQAHIGSRRIASICTGAFILAEAGLLDGLRASTHWRHARELQRRYPKIKVEEDRIFIREGKVWTSAGMTACIDLSLALVEADIGLDASRTIAQRMVVYHRRTGGQSQFSALLTLEPKSDRIQTALTYARSNLHKPLSVEDLADVAHLSPRQFSRAFRAETGQSPAKAIENLRVEAAKSMIETARHPIDVVARETGFADPERMRRAFIRTLGHPPQAIKRMARMQTH; this is translated from the coding sequence ATGATGCGTATCGGATTTGTCGTGTTCCCCGGCTTTCAGATTCTGGATCTGGCGGCCATGACCGTATTTGAAATGGCCAACGTGGTGAGTCATCAGGCGGTTTATGAGCTGCATCTGGTATCCGAATTGGGGGGCGCCGTGACCAGTTCGGCCGGGGTTGCCGTACACACGGAAGCCTTCGATGAGCAGGCATACGATAGCGTCATCATGATGGGCAGCATCGGTATCCATACCCCCAGCCCGGGCCTGCTCGGCTTTCTGCAACAGGCACACATCGGCAGCCGTCGCATTGCCAGCATATGTACCGGCGCGTTCATCCTGGCTGAAGCGGGCCTGCTGGACGGGCTGCGCGCCAGCACGCACTGGCGCCACGCGCGTGAATTGCAGCGCCGCTATCCCAAGATCAAGGTGGAAGAAGACCGTATCTTCATTCGCGAGGGCAAGGTATGGACCTCGGCAGGCATGACGGCCTGCATTGATTTATCGCTGGCCCTGGTGGAAGCCGATATCGGGCTGGATGCTTCGCGCACGATTGCCCAGCGCATGGTGGTCTACCACCGGCGCACCGGCGGCCAATCGCAGTTCTCGGCACTGCTGACGCTGGAACCCAAGTCCGACCGCATCCAGACCGCGCTGACCTACGCCCGCAGCAACCTGCACAAACCTTTGTCCGTGGAAGACCTGGCCGATGTCGCGCACCTGAGCCCGCGCCAGTTCAGCCGGGCTTTCCGCGCCGAGACCGGGCAATCACCCGCCAAAGCCATTGAAAACCTGCGCGTGGAAGCGGCCAAATCCATGATAGAAACCGCACGGCACCCGATTGACGTAGTGGCGCGGGAAACCGGTTTTGCCGACCCCGAGCGCATGCGCCGTGCCTTCATCCGCACCCTGGGGCATCCACCTCAGGCCATCAAGCGCATGGCCCGCATGCAAACACATTAA
- a CDS encoding SDR family NAD(P)-dependent oxidoreductase → MATSTQGKALITGSSSGIGAVYADRLARRGYDLVLVARDTTRLQALADKLHAATGRHVEILGADLTRKQDLEQVKQKLLADSDISVLVNNAGTAAVTSLLDSNLDQIDTMISLNITALTHLAAAAATSFVKRGNGTIINIASIVALAPDMLNGSYSGSKAYVLNLSESMHHELSGKGVRVQAVLPGATHTELWDRAGFSVNHLPQEIVMPAETMVDAALVGLDLGEVVTIPSLPEAADWTRLVDARNHLRPNLSHKQPAARYLQAVRQ, encoded by the coding sequence ATGGCGACATCTACTCAAGGCAAGGCTCTCATTACGGGCTCATCTTCCGGCATCGGCGCTGTTTATGCAGATCGCCTGGCCAGGCGCGGTTACGATCTGGTGCTGGTGGCGCGCGATACCACCCGTCTGCAAGCGCTGGCCGACAAATTGCACGCTGCCACTGGTCGCCACGTAGAAATCCTGGGCGCTGACCTGACACGCAAGCAGGACCTTGAGCAGGTAAAGCAAAAGCTGCTCGCCGATAGCGACATCAGCGTGCTGGTGAATAATGCCGGTACTGCAGCGGTGACCTCGCTCTTGGATTCCAATCTGGATCAGATCGACACCATGATTTCGCTCAATATCACGGCGCTGACACATCTGGCCGCGGCGGCTGCCACCAGCTTCGTCAAGCGCGGCAATGGCACCATCATCAATATCGCCTCCATTGTGGCGCTGGCGCCGGACATGCTGAATGGCAGCTACAGTGGCAGCAAGGCCTATGTATTGAATCTCAGCGAATCCATGCATCACGAGTTGTCTGGCAAGGGTGTGCGTGTGCAGGCAGTATTGCCAGGCGCCACACATACCGAGTTGTGGGATCGTGCCGGTTTCTCCGTCAACCATCTGCCACAAGAGATCGTCATGCCAGCAGAAACCATGGTCGATGCAGCGCTGGTCGGGCTTGATCTGGGCGAAGTGGTGACTATTCCTTCCCTGCCCGAAGCGGCCGACTGGACGCGCTTGGTGGATGCGCGCAATCATCTGCGCCCCAACCTTTCGCACAAACAGCCTGCCGCGCGCTACCTGCAAGCCGTGCGTCAGTAA
- a CDS encoding DUF2798 domain-containing protein, which produces MSWKIPRRFRPIVFAAVMSAFSVMLVSGTLTLRHWGWHAGFMQEWWHAFCTAWPVVFLAILLVAPLVGRLVECIVASE; this is translated from the coding sequence ATGTCCTGGAAAATACCGCGCCGTTTTCGGCCGATTGTGTTTGCCGCGGTGATGTCCGCTTTCAGTGTCATGCTGGTTTCCGGCACGCTCACACTGCGGCATTGGGGCTGGCATGCCGGTTTCATGCAGGAGTGGTGGCATGCCTTCTGCACTGCATGGCCTGTAGTTTTTCTGGCGATTCTGCTGGTGGCGCCTCTGGTCGGGCGTCTGGTGGAATGCATTGTGGCGTCTGAGTAA
- a CDS encoding ChaN family lipoprotein, protein MWQRTLVWSWLVMGTLIAAPAVAAERIINLATGQVVSAQALVDDLAQQDVLLLGEVHDNALHHQRRGELLKQLKARVDAPGFYVVAEHLQAGQRVQWQGPLLADLERAGFNANSWQWPAHESLFAAVREAGLPLVGGNLAPEQVRNVARQGASALPAPLAGILQQAPLSATAAATLNQDLLDGHCGQLKPEHLPAMQLAQRARDAAMFSALRDAGSGMAVLVAGNNHVRRDYGIPVIFHALLPERRVRVVGFVEDNAEQMARLDGLRGQYDYLWITPAQDRPDPCQ, encoded by the coding sequence ATGTGGCAACGTACGCTTGTATGGAGCTGGCTGGTGATGGGCACATTGATCGCGGCGCCTGCGGTGGCGGCCGAGCGCATTATCAACCTGGCAACCGGGCAGGTGGTTTCGGCGCAAGCGCTTGTCGATGATCTCGCGCAGCAGGATGTGCTGTTGCTGGGCGAAGTCCATGACAATGCGTTGCACCATCAACGACGTGGCGAACTGCTGAAACAACTCAAAGCGCGGGTGGATGCGCCTGGTTTCTACGTGGTCGCCGAACATCTGCAAGCTGGCCAGCGTGTGCAGTGGCAGGGACCGCTGCTGGCGGATCTGGAGCGTGCCGGATTCAATGCCAACAGCTGGCAGTGGCCTGCGCATGAGAGCCTGTTTGCCGCGGTTCGCGAGGCCGGATTGCCACTCGTGGGCGGCAATCTTGCGCCGGAACAAGTCAGGAATGTGGCGCGTCAGGGCGCGTCCGCTTTGCCAGCCCCGCTGGCCGGCATCCTCCAGCAGGCTCCCTTATCCGCGACGGCGGCAGCGACGCTGAACCAGGATCTGCTGGATGGTCATTGTGGCCAGCTCAAGCCCGAGCATTTGCCTGCCATGCAGCTGGCGCAACGCGCGCGCGATGCGGCCATGTTCAGTGCCTTGCGCGATGCGGGTTCTGGCATGGCAGTGCTGGTGGCGGGCAATAACCATGTGCGGCGCGATTATGGAATACCCGTGATCTTCCATGCGCTGCTGCCGGAACGCCGCGTGCGCGTGGTCGGCTTTGTGGAAGATAACGCCGAACAGATGGCCCGGCTCGATGGCTTGCGCGGGCAATACGATTATCTCTGGATCACCCCCGCACAGGATCGTCCGGATCCCTGTCAGTAA
- a CDS encoding sensor domain-containing protein → MLDSAQEKITAREKYLRTLLDNFPFMVWLKDTKSRLLAANTEYARVAGVSSPHELEGKTDFDFFDPELAKEYVEGDRQAMESELPVGTVNRLRTADGKDIWIESYKSRLVIDGNIEGTLGYARDVTDAIRREREYHSLIENSPNLIVRFDTACRRTFVNQKTANLYGVAEDVLLGKTPSEFPGGDSAYGYEQVVKEVFKSGRSAAMDLHWHAPDGTSRIIHIWLAAELDASGLPIAVIGMGQDVTETYEYQERIHHLAYFDTLTKLPNRALLIDRVEQTIAEAERHAYPFGLIMLDLDRFKEINDTLGHTLGDVLLCEVANRLEKCVRPYDTVARLGGDEFGILVSEMRVPENITRVADKVLQAFDQPFVVDGHDVFVTASLGIAAYPSDSQAVDDLLKYADSALFHAKHLGRNNFQFYSADLTIKAAERREVETNLRFALKKEEFLLHYQPLVDLATREIIGAEALLRWQHESGKLIMPDKFIGIAEETGLIIPIGEWVMRSACQVAVALNRGRPRPVTVAVNLSTRQFLHNDLVSSIQAILAETGCHTDWIKLEITESLLLENTDNIQRMLQSLSAMGLCISIDDFGTGYSALSYLHRFPVRELKIDRSFTSDITDNAERALIVQAIVSLARNLNKNVVAEGVETLEQADYLHKMGCPQAQGYLFSKPLPLEQFLALLG, encoded by the coding sequence ATGCTGGATAGTGCGCAAGAAAAAATAACGGCTAGAGAAAAATATCTGCGCACCTTGCTGGATAACTTTCCTTTCATGGTCTGGCTGAAAGACACGAAAAGTCGTCTCTTGGCAGCCAACACGGAGTACGCCCGCGTTGCCGGCGTGTCCTCTCCGCATGAACTGGAAGGCAAAACGGATTTTGATTTTTTTGATCCGGAGCTGGCTAAGGAGTATGTCGAAGGCGACAGGCAAGCCATGGAGAGCGAGCTGCCGGTAGGCACGGTAAACCGCCTGCGGACCGCCGATGGCAAGGATATCTGGATTGAATCTTACAAGTCCCGCCTGGTAATTGACGGCAACATCGAAGGCACCCTGGGCTATGCGCGTGATGTGACCGATGCCATACGCCGTGAACGCGAATACCACTCCCTGATCGAAAACTCCCCCAATCTGATAGTGCGGTTTGACACCGCATGCCGACGTACCTTTGTGAACCAGAAAACCGCCAACCTTTACGGGGTTGCCGAAGATGTCTTGCTGGGCAAAACGCCAAGTGAATTTCCCGGGGGCGATTCTGCCTATGGCTATGAGCAGGTGGTCAAAGAGGTGTTCAAGAGTGGGCGCTCAGCGGCCATGGACTTGCACTGGCATGCACCCGATGGCACCAGCAGGATCATCCATATCTGGCTGGCGGCCGAGCTGGATGCCAGCGGCCTGCCTATCGCCGTGATCGGCATGGGTCAGGATGTCACCGAGACCTACGAGTATCAGGAACGCATACATCATCTGGCCTATTTCGACACCCTGACCAAGCTGCCCAATCGGGCCTTGCTCATCGACCGTGTCGAACAGACCATTGCCGAAGCCGAGCGCCATGCCTATCCGTTTGGCCTCATCATGCTGGATTTGGATCGCTTCAAGGAAATCAACGATACCCTGGGCCATACCCTGGGCGATGTGCTGCTGTGTGAAGTGGCCAACCGCCTGGAAAAATGCGTGCGCCCTTACGATACGGTGGCCCGCCTCGGTGGGGATGAATTCGGTATTCTGGTCTCCGAAATGCGTGTGCCGGAAAACATCACCCGCGTCGCCGACAAGGTGCTGCAGGCCTTTGACCAACCTTTTGTGGTGGATGGTCATGATGTGTTTGTCACCGCCAGCCTGGGCATTGCGGCTTACCCGTCGGACAGCCAGGCCGTGGATGATCTGCTCAAATATGCCGACTCTGCGCTGTTTCACGCCAAGCACCTGGGGCGCAACAATTTCCAGTTTTACTCGGCAGATCTCACCATCAAAGCCGCCGAACGGCGTGAGGTGGAAACCAACCTGCGCTTCGCCCTCAAAAAAGAGGAATTTCTGCTGCACTACCAGCCGCTGGTGGACCTTGCCACCCGCGAGATCATTGGTGCCGAGGCCTTGCTGCGCTGGCAGCATGAGTCTGGCAAACTCATCATGCCAGACAAGTTCATTGGTATCGCTGAAGAGACTGGGCTGATTATCCCGATAGGCGAATGGGTCATGCGTTCTGCCTGCCAGGTGGCCGTGGCGCTGAATCGTGGTCGCCCGCGTCCGGTGACGGTGGCGGTCAATTTATCTACGCGCCAGTTCCTGCACAATGATCTGGTGTCTTCCATACAAGCCATTCTTGCCGAGACGGGCTGCCATACGGACTGGATCAAGCTCGAAATCACCGAAAGCCTGCTGCTGGAAAATACCGACAACATCCAGCGCATGCTGCAAAGCCTCAGTGCCATGGGCTTGTGTATCTCGATTGATGATTTTGGCACCGGGTATTCTGCCCTGAGTTATCTGCATCGCTTTCCGGTGCGCGAACTGAAAATCGACCGCTCGTTTACCAGCGATATTACGGACAACGCCGAACGGGCGCTCATTGTGCAGGCTATCGTTTCCCTGGCCCGCAATCTGAATAAAAATGTGGTGGCCGAAGGCGTGGAAACCCTGGAGCAGGCCGATTACCTGCATAAGATGGGTTGCCCGCAAGCGCAAGGCTACCTGTTCAGCAAGCCTTTGCCGCTGGAGCAGTTTCTCGCGCTACTGGGCTGA
- a CDS encoding TetR family transcriptional regulator, producing the protein MARKTKEDSQRTRDLILDAAEHVIYERGMSLTTMANIADAANVSRGAVYGHYKGKVELAIAMAERAIHTAPSLERGPEEPALVYLKRYCLHEVHSYIDASSLQRVLFILYVRIDDTPELVSIRERWEQKRAAVIAQCLQAAIQEGSLAADSDVALYTLYVQAQIEGIFSILFFNHDTTIDKWDIAERLCSMGLERLTLPARP; encoded by the coding sequence TTGGCACGCAAAACAAAAGAAGACTCCCAGCGCACCCGCGACCTGATCCTGGATGCCGCCGAACACGTGATTTACGAGCGCGGCATGAGCCTCACCACCATGGCCAATATTGCGGATGCGGCCAATGTGTCACGCGGTGCGGTGTATGGACATTACAAAGGCAAGGTGGAACTGGCGATTGCCATGGCCGAGCGTGCCATCCATACCGCTCCCTCACTGGAGCGCGGCCCGGAAGAGCCCGCCCTGGTTTACCTCAAGCGCTACTGCCTGCACGAAGTACATTCCTATATCGACGCCAGCTCGCTGCAGCGCGTGCTGTTCATTCTTTACGTGCGCATAGACGACACGCCGGAACTGGTGAGCATACGCGAGCGCTGGGAACAAAAACGCGCCGCCGTCATTGCGCAGTGCCTGCAAGCCGCCATACAGGAAGGCAGTCTCGCCGCCGATAGTGATGTCGCGCTTTATACGCTGTATGTGCAGGCGCAGATCGAGGGCATCTTCAGCATTCTGTTTTTCAATCACGACACCACGATAGACAAATGGGATATCGCCGAGCGCCTCTGTTCCATGGGGCTGGAACGGCTCACCCTGCCGGCGAGACCCTAG
- a CDS encoding MexX/AxyX family multidrug efflux RND transporter periplasmic adaptor subunit, with protein MGVFSGERRKLLAAMSVLGLMSACSSGDQAASSGAAPIEVQAIQVTETPVTMEAEIPGRLEAYRQAEVRARVAGIVTQRVYQEGQEVKKGTPLFLINPELLAAAREDAAGALAQAEANHLNAVDKLERYKDLVSDQSVSQRDYKVAASEELAARAALLSAKARLNRANLDLGYARVTAPIDGIARRALVTEGALVGQDSPTPLTTIDQIDPIYVNFSQPAADVMALQRAMRAGQVQGKKQGQITVRLILPDGSEYARKGKLYFSDLAVNSTTDSVAMRALFDNPDRELFPGAYVQVKLDQAVNPHAILIPRDALIRTAQAAQVMTLDKDDKVVPVEVQTSGMQGREWVVVKGLKPGDRVVTTNVATLAPGAQVKVTPAAAQNP; from the coding sequence ATGGGTGTTTTTTCAGGAGAGCGGCGCAAGCTGCTGGCTGCGATGTCCGTCCTCGGGCTCATGAGCGCCTGCTCTTCCGGTGATCAGGCCGCATCGTCGGGCGCTGCCCCGATAGAAGTGCAGGCCATCCAGGTGACCGAAACCCCGGTAACCATGGAAGCCGAGATACCCGGCCGTCTTGAAGCCTATCGCCAGGCGGAAGTGCGGGCCCGCGTGGCGGGCATCGTCACCCAGCGGGTTTATCAGGAAGGTCAGGAAGTCAAAAAAGGCACGCCGCTGTTTCTGATCAACCCCGAACTCCTGGCCGCCGCCCGTGAGGACGCTGCAGGCGCGCTGGCGCAGGCCGAAGCCAATCATCTGAATGCCGTGGACAAGCTGGAGCGCTACAAGGATCTGGTCAGTGATCAATCGGTGAGCCAGCGCGATTACAAGGTAGCTGCATCTGAAGAGCTGGCGGCGCGCGCGGCCCTGCTGTCTGCCAAAGCCCGGCTCAACCGTGCCAATCTGGACCTCGGGTATGCGCGCGTAACGGCGCCGATTGATGGTATTGCCCGCCGCGCTTTGGTCACCGAAGGCGCCCTGGTCGGGCAGGATAGCCCCACCCCGCTGACCACCATAGACCAGATCGATCCGATCTACGTGAATTTCTCGCAACCGGCGGCAGATGTCATGGCGCTGCAACGGGCGATGCGTGCTGGCCAGGTGCAAGGCAAGAAACAGGGGCAGATTACCGTGCGGCTGATCCTGCCTGATGGCTCGGAATACGCGCGCAAAGGCAAGCTTTACTTCTCCGATCTTGCCGTCAATAGCACGACGGACTCTGTGGCCATGCGTGCCCTGTTTGATAATCCGGACCGCGAGCTTTTCCCCGGCGCCTATGTGCAGGTGAAGCTGGATCAGGCGGTGAATCCACATGCCATTCTGATCCCGCGCGATGCGCTGATCAGAACCGCCCAAGCTGCCCAGGTGATGACGCTGGACAAGGATGACAAGGTAGTGCCGGTGGAAGTGCAGACCAGCGGCATGCAGGGTCGCGAGTGGGTCGTGGTGAAAGGGCTGAAACCGGGTGACCGCGTCGTCACAACCAACGTCGCCACGCTGGCCCCGGGAGCGCAGGTAAAAGTCACGCCTGCCGCAGCCCAGAACCCATGA